In the genome of Colwellia sp. PAMC 21821, the window TAAAACTCAAATGAATTGACGGGGGCCCGCACAAGCGGTGGAGCATGTGGTTTAATTCGATGCAACGCGAAGAACCTTACCATCCCTTGACATCCAGAGAAGAGACTAGAGATAGACTTGTGCCTTCGGGAACTCTGTGACAGGTGCTGCATGGCTGTCGTCAGCTCGTGTTGTGAAATGTTGGGTTAAGTCCCGCAACGAGCGCAACCCCTATCCTTATTTGCCAGCGAGTTATGTCGGGAACTCTAAGGAGACTGCCGGTGATAAACCGGAGGAAGGTGGGGACGACGTCAAGTCATCATGGCCCTTACGGGATGGGCTACACACGTGCTACAATGGCAAGTACAGAGGGCAGCAATACCGCGAGGTGGAGCGAATCCCACAAAGCTTGTCGTAGTCCGGATTGGAGTCTGCAACTCGACTCCATGAAGTCGGAATCGCTAGTAATCGTAGATCAGAATGCTACGGTGAATACGTTCCCGGGCCTTGTACACACCGCCCGTCACACCATGGGAGTGGGTTGCAAAAGAAGTGGCTAGTTTAACCCTTCGGGGAGGACGGTCACCACTTTGTGATTCATGACTGGGGTGAAGTCGTAACAAGGTAACCCTAGGGGAACCTGGGGTTGGATCACCTCCTTATCTTGAAGTAAAACAGCTTAATGAGAACCTCGGTTCTACGAGTGTCTACACAAATTACATGATAACGAATTAGAAGAAGAAAACGTAAACCCTAGTATAATAAGGGGCTATAGCTCAGCTGGGAGAGCGCCTGCCTTGCACGCAGGAGGTCAGCAGTTCGATCCTGCTTAGCTCCACCACTTATTATACAAGTATCGATGTTTGATACGATGCAGGTCTGTAGCTCAGCTGGTTAGAGCGCACCCCTGATAAGGGTGAGGTCGGCAGTTCAAGTCTGCCCAGACCTACCAATTCTTCGTTACTCTGCGTTAGTTCGCAGCTCGTGTAGAAAACCTACACGTCGCTACCAACTGCCTTGATTAACAAAGAATACATTTACTTCTTCAAAAGAATTGAATGACCAAACTTAAACTATCAAAGTTGATAAGTTAAGTTTGGTTTTTTAAACCAAGATTTATACCGAATGCGCGTATAAGTTTAGTTCTTTAACAATCTGGAAAGCTGATATAAATACCGGTATTTATATGATGAACACGGTGTCGCGCTGTTGTTCATAAATTATAAATACCAAGCTGTTATTAATGGGAATATCGCCTGTTAATGATGGTGATTACGGGTCCTCCTCGGAAACGTAATCAACCCGGTAGTAAATTTACTTTTACGAGTTAAATTTATTACCACTCTTATTCAAGACACACTTTGTGTGCGTGAAAATGTCAGACTTTACAATTGCTGTGGATTAGTCTCCGCGGTGTACCAAATAGGAAACTACTTGGGGTTGTATGGTTAAGTGACTAAGCGTATGTGGTGGATGCCTTGGCAGTTAGAGGCGATGAAGGACGTGTTAATCTGCGAAAAGCTTTGGTGAGGTGATAAAAACCGTTATAGCCAAAGATATCCGAATGGGGAAACCCACCCGTCGTAAGGCGGGTATCATTAAGTGAATACATAGCTTAATGAGGCGAACCGGGAGAACTGAAACATCTAAGTACCCCGAGGAAAAGAAATCAACCGAGATTTCCTTAGTAGCGGCGAGCGAACGGGAATTAGCCCTTAAGTGGTTTGTAAGTTAGTGGAATCTACTGGAAAGTAGAGCGATACAGGGTGATAGCCCCGTACACGAAAATAAACTTATCATGAAATCGAGTAGGTCGGCACACGTGAAACGTTGACTGAACATGGGGGACCATCCTCCAAGGCTAAATACTCCTAACTGACCGATAGTGAACCAGTACCGTGAGGGAAAGGCGAAAAGAACCCCTGTGAGGGGAGTGAAATAGAACCTGAAACCGCATACGTACAAGCAGTGAGAGCTAGATTTAGTCTAGTGATTGCGTACCTTTTGTATAATGGGTCAGCGACTTATATTCTGTAGCAAGGTTAACCGAATAGGGGAGCCGTAGCGAAAGCGAGTGTTAACTGCGCGTTTAGTTGCAGGGTATAGACCCGAAACCCGGCGATCTACCCATGGGCAGGTTGAAGGTTGAGTAACATCAACTGGAGGACCGAACACACGTATGTTGAAAAATGCGGTGATGACTTGTGGGTCGGAGTGAAAGGCTAATCAAGCCGGGAGATAGCTGGTTCTCCCCGAAATCTATTTAGGTAGAGCCTCGCACGAACACCATTGGGGGTAGAGCACTGTTAAGGCTAGGGGGTCATCCCGACTTACCAACCCTTTGCAAACTCCGAATACCAATGAGTGATATGCGGGAGACACACTACGGGTGCTAACGTCCGTTGTGAAGAGGGAAACAACCCAGACCGCCAGCTAAGGTCCCAAAGTACTAGTTAAGTGGGAAACGATGTGGAAAGGCATAGACAGCTAGGAGGTTGGCTTAGAAGCAGCCATCCTTTAAAGAAAGCGTAATAGCTCACTAGTCGAGTCGGTCTGCGCGGAAGATGTAACGGGGCTAAACTAGTCACCGAAGCTGCGGATTTGAACTTAGGTTCAAGTGGTAGGGGAGCGTTCTGTAAGCCGTTGAAGGTGAGTTGTAAAGCTTGCTGGAGGTATCAGAAGTGCGAATGCTGACATGAGTAACGATAAGGGGAGTGAAAAACTCCCCCGCCGAAAGACCAAGGTTTCCTGTCCCATGTTAATCAGGGCAGGGTAAGTCGGCCCCTAAGGCGAGGCGGAAACGCGTAGTCGATGGGAAACAGATTAATATTTCTGTACTTCTATATATTGCGAAGGAGGGACGGAGTAGGCTAGGTGAGCACGGCGTTGGTAGTCCGTGTGAAAGTATGTAGGCGGTTATCTTAGGTAAATCCGGGATTTCATTTAAACGCTGAGATACGAGACGAGACTCTACGGAGTTGAAGTCATTGATGCCATGCTTCCAGGAAAAGCTTCTAAGCTTCAGATATATAGGAACCGTACCCCAAACCGACACAGGTGGTTAGGTAGAGAATACTAAGGCGCTTGAGAGAACTCGGGTGAAGGAACTAGGCAAAATAGTACCGTAACTTCGGGAGAAGGTACGCTCTCTAATGTGAAGCCCTTGCGGCGTAAGCATCGGAGAGTCGAAGTAACCAGGTGGCTGGAACTGTTTATTAAAAACACAGCACTGTGCAAAATCGAAAGATGACGTATACGGTGTGACGCCTGCCCGGTGCCGGAAGGTTAATTGATTGGGTTATCTTCGGAGAAGCTCATGATCGAAGCCCCGGTAAACGGCGGCCGTAACTATAACGGTCCTAAGGTAGCGAAATTCCTTGTCGGGTAAGTTCCGACCTGCACGAATGGCGTAATCATGGCCACACTGTCTCCACCCGAGACTCAGTGAAATTGAAATTGCGGTTAAGATGCCGTATACCCGCGGCTAGACGGAAAGACCCCGTGAACCTTTACTATAGCTTGACAGTGAACATTGCTCCTACATGTGTAGGATAGGTGGGAGGCGTTGAAACTTTGTCGCTAGATGAAGTGGAGCCAACCTTGAAATACCACCCTTGTATGCGTGATGTTCTAACCTAGGGCCCTTATCGGGCTTGGGGACACTGTCTGGTGGGTAGTTTGACTGGGGCGGTCTCCTCCTAAAGAGTAACGGAGGAGCACGAAGGTTGGCTAAGTACGGTCGGACATCGTACGGTTAGTGCAATGGCATAAGCCAGCTTAACTGCGAGACAGACACGTCGAGCAGGTACGAAAGTAGGTCATAGTGATCCGGTGGTTCTGTATGGAAGGGCCATCGCTCAACGGATAAAAGGTACTCCGGGGATAACAGGCTGATACCGCCCAAGAGTTCATATCGACGGCGGTGTTTGGCACCTCGATGTCGGCTCATCACATCCTGGGGCTGAAGTCGGTCCCAAGGGTATGGCTGTTCGCCATTTAAAGTGGTACGCGAGCTGGGTTTAGAACGTCGTGAGACAGTTCGGTCCCTATCTGCCGTGGGCGTTTGAGAATTGAAGAGGGCTGCTCCTAGTACGAGAGGACCGGAGTGGACGAACCGCTGGTGTTCGGGTTGTTATGCCAATAGCATTGCCCGGTAGCTACGTTCGGAACTGATAACCGCTGAAAGCATCTAAGCGGGAAGCAGGCTTTGAGATGAGTTCTCACTGGAGCTTTAAGCTCCCTAAAGGGTCGTTGGAGACTACAACGTTGATAGGTTGGGTGTGGAAGTGCTGCGAGGCATTGAGCTAACCAATACTAATTACCCGTGAGGCTTAACCATACAACACCCAAGTGGTTTTAAGTTGTATGAAGTTTGACAAAGTGTAGGAATACACACATCACGCATAACAATTGTGTGAATAAGAGATTAAGAACAACAAACGGTATTTACAGCTTTCTAAGATTATTAATTGTTAATCACTTGCGCAGGTAAGTGACGAATTGACAAAGCCGCAAATGAGCGTGACACGGAGTTGAGTTTACTCAATGAGTATCTAAGCGATTGCAGCAATGCCTTCAATTTGGTAATTAACAAGCAAGTTTTTGTCTAGCGACAATAGCGACATGGCCCCACCTGATCCCATTCCGAACTCAGAAGTGAAACGTGTTAGCGCCGATGGTAGTGTGGGAGTTCCCATGTGAGAGTAGGACATTGCTAGGCTTCTTTTCAGAATACCCAGCTTCGGCTGGGTTTTCGACCCTGTGGAGGGGTTCCCGAGTGGCCAAAGGGATCAGACTGTAAATCTGACGGCTCAGCCTTCGGTGGTTCGAATCCACCTCCCTCCACCATCATTCTAAAAACCCGTAACGAAAGTTACGGGTTTTTTTTCGTTTGTTTTTTCGTTTTTATAACTAATACCAATTGAAATAAATAATCGATCATTTTAAGGCGGTTTAAATCGTCAATAACTGCGTTGTTTTCAATCACACACGCCCGCTATTACTCGACAATTGCTCCTGCATTGTTCTACTTACGGGCATCCATGCCCTAATCAATCAAACGCCTTGCCTGCAGGGATGCAGGTACTTATGTTTAGTCTGGAACAATAAACATGTATTCTTGAACAATTTATCCTCGCTTAAAATTGGTCAATAACTTATTACATTTGGTATAAGTTTTTAGTTTATATAACGAGTTTCAACCCCTACAGTCCTTTTGCTTTCCTTTTTCTATAAGGTCTTTTAGGTAGATTAGTTTTTAAAAGTTCCCCCCACCTAACCACAGCGAGTTTTACTTAGAAATTAAATTCTTACTATTAAAAACGGCAGATATTTAATCAACTTGGTATATGCACTACCATTGCACAAAAGCCGTCTATACTGTATTCTGCACCGCCGTTTGACATTGGCTCAAACCACCAGCGAGAAGAGTATATTCTATGAGTTTTACCGAGTTAGGTTTATCTGCCCCCATTCAAAAAGCGATTGCGGAAAAAGGTTACGATACGCCTTCACCTATTCAAGCCCAAGCTATTCCTGCTGTGCTTGCTGGTAAAGACGTTATGGCTGCTGCACAAACGGGAACAGGTAAAACTGCAGGTTTTACTTTACCAATTCTTGAATTACTTTCTCGCGGCGATAAAGTGCGACCAAACCAAGCGCGAACTCTTATTATTACGCCAACTCGTGAACTTGCGGCACAAATTGCAGAAAACGTAGAAATGTACGGTAAGCACTTACCTTTAAAATCAACCGTAGTTTTTGGTGGTGTTAAAATTAACCCTCAAATGCAACGTTTACGTGAAGGCGTTGATATTTTAGTTGCTACACCGGGCCGACTATTAGATCTCTATAATCAAAATGCTGTTCGCTTTAATCAATTAGAAATTTTAGTTCTTGATGAAGCTGACAGAATGTTAGATATGGGCTTTCTTCGTGATATTAAGAAAATTTTATCATTGCTACCAAAAACGCGCCAAACGCTACTTTTCTCAGCAACGTTTTCTCCTGATATTCGTGAGCTTGCAAAGCGCATGGTTAATGATCCTGTAGAAATTTCAATTAGCCCAAAAACTACTACGGCTGAAAGAGTTGAGCAATCGATCTACTCGGTTGATAAAAACAGAAAAGCAGCGTTGTTAACACATTTAATTCTAGAAAATGACTGGAAACAAGTTATCGTGTTTATGAAAACTAAACATGGTGCAAATAAATTAACTAAACAGTTAGATGCTGCAGGTATTCAAGCCGCTGCTATTCATGGCAATAAAAGCCAAGGCGCCAGGACTAAAGCGTTAGCACAATTTAAAGAAGGCAAAATTAGCGTGCTAGTGGCAACTGATATTGCCGCTCGCGGTATCGATATTGACCAATTACCACAAGTGGTCAATTTTGAATTACCTAATGTGCCTGAAGATTACGTTCACCGTATTGGTCGTACAGGCCGAGCAGGTTCTAGTGGTCATGCCGTATCATTAGTCTGTGCGGATGAAATAGATTTACTTAATGACGTTGAACATGTGATACAAACACACATTCCAAGAGAAATTGTAGCAGGATTTGAACCTGTACACGCCTTACCTGAATCACGTAATTTACGTGCTTTAAAACCTAAAAAACCAAAGAAATTTAAATCGGAAGGTTCTGAGCATAAAGATGGTCAACGCTCTGGTGATAATGCTCGAGGTAATAAGCCTACCGGAAAAAATCGTCGTCATATAGGTAATAGCTCAGCAAGTAACCCTTATGGTAATAGTGATGGCAATGGTGGCGGTCGCCGTCGTATTAATCCAACTAAGTAACAATTGAAACAACGGCTAAATTTAATTTAGCCGTTGTTATTTGCATGGGCGCTTTATTTTTGCGCTAACAGTTTATCGAGATTGTTAGCAAATGCTTGTCGATCACCCTGGCTGATAGGTGGTGCTCCACCTGTTTCTATACCGCTAGAGCGCAGTGTATCCATAAAATCACGCATGTTAAGCCGTTGACGGATATTTGCCTCAGTGTAGAGTTCACCTCTAGGATTCAGTGCTAAACAACCTTTTTCAACCACTTCTGCAGCTAAAGGTATGTCTGCCGTTATGACTAAATCATTGGCTTCGGCGCGTTTAACAATTTCATCATCGGCTACATCAAAGCCAGCGGTAACTTGCACAAAGTTAATCACCTTTGAAGGTGGCACTTTTAAATAATGATTTGCCAATAATGTCGTGGGTGTTTGTGTGCGCTCTGCTGCTCGAAACAAGATCTCTTTAATGACTACCGGACAAGAGTCGGCATCAACCCAAATTTTCATGCTTTACCTTTAAATACTAACAATAATATAACTAGTGGTAATGTAACGCTAAATATCGTGTAATGTAAGCTCTGTTAAGCGCTAATTACCCATAAGTACACATACTCTAACTAGGACGAACAATGAACCAACCACAACGCGATATAACCTTAAGATTTTTAGCTGAGCCACAAGACGTAAACTTTGGCGGTAAAGTCCATGGTGGTGCGGTAATGAAATGGATCGATTTAGCAGCTTACGCCTGTGCAGCAGGTTGGAGTGGCCGTTATTGTGTGACCGCATATGCCGGTGGCATTCGTTTTATAGCGCCGATTCATGTCGGCAGTTTAGTTGAAGTTGAAGCTAAGGTTATTTATACCGGAAACTCTTCCATGCATATAGCATTGGAAGTTAATGCTTGTGATCCTAAGTCGTTAAATCGTCGGTTAACTACACACTGTATCGTGATCATGGTTGCTGTTGATCAAAACGGGCAGTCTGAACGTATCCCTGAATGGATACCAAAAACAGATGCAGATATAAAGCAGCATGAAAGTGCAAAAAAATTAATGGAAATGCGTAAACAGATCGGCGAAGAGATGCAAATTTTTGTAGAATAGCGTTACTCAATAAACTTGTTCAGGATTTCATGTGTTAGAGCCAGATAAAATTAAACAAATATTGCAAATGGATGATGCACAACGAGCCGCTTACTTCCTCAATGAGGCAGTAAGCCAAAGCGAGTTATGGATTTTAACCGATGAGCACGGCTGTGTAATGCTCAACACGGAAGATGAAGATTGTGTGCCCGTTTGGCCTAATAAAGAGTTTGCTCAAGCTTGGGCTACTGATGGTTGGGAAGCTTGCCAACCTGAGGCTATCTCTTTAAATAAATGGTTTAGTCGTTGGACTCATGGTTTAACTGATGATGAACTCGCTATTGTGGTATTTCCAAGCCAAGACGAGCAAGGGTTAATCTTTTACCCTGACGAACTTGAGCATGAACTTAAACAAAAACAACACTCGATTAATAAGCGATAAATAAGCATGAGTTTTTCGTCCCTAGCATTAGATAAATCATTAACTGATGCTGTTAAAGCCTTAGGCTATGATCAGCCAACGCCTATTCAGCTGCAGGCCATTCCTGCTATTTTAGCCAATAAAGACATTATGGCGGGAGCACAAACTGGCACAGGTAAAACCGCTGCGTTTGCTTTACCTATTCTGCAACGCTTAGGCGAGAATATTCCTGCTGCAAGACCTATAAGAGCACTTGTATTAACCCCGACACGTGAGCTGGCTCAGCAAGTGTATAAAAGCTTTGTTAGTTATGCTGAAAACACCGAGCTTAATATTGCCGTTGCGTATGGCGGCGTTAGTATTAAGCCGCAAATTGAAGCCATAGAGAAAGGTGCTGACATACTCATCGCCACGCCTGGCCGTTTGTTAGATCATATAGTTACAGGCAGTGTGTTATTGATTCATCTCGAAACTATTGTGTTTGATGAAGCCGACCGCATGTTAGATATGGGCTTTAAAGATGAAATAGACCGAATTTTAAATCGGCTACCGCCCAAGCGTCAGACATTACTGTTTTCAGCCACTTTTGATGATGCTATTTTCAAACTCAGCAAAACTTTACTTAATGATCCTGAGCTTATTGAAGTTAGTGAACGTAATACCGCAGCTACAAAAGTCGAACAAATTGTTTATACCGTGGACAGCGATCGCAAACGCGAGCTAACGTCATTTCTAATTGGTTCTAAAAACTGGCAACAAGTGCTTATTTTTACTCGTACAAAAATTGGCGCTGATGAACTCGCGAAAGAAATGTCTAAAGACGGCATTAAAACTCAATCGATACATGGTGATAAATCACAAGGTGCGCGTGATAAAGCCTTGGCTGAGTTTAAAGCGGGTAAAACTAGGGCGTTGGTCGCCACAGATGTTGCCGCACGAGGTATCGACATTAGTGATTTACGTTATGTTATTAATTACGAACTTCCCTATATTGCTGAAGACTACATTCACCGTATTGGCCGAACAGGACGAGCAGGTAATGAAGGTTTAGCTATTTCTTTAATGAGCCCGTCAGAAACGTGGTTGTTGGAAGCGGTAGAAAAAGTATTAGACACACGTTTAATGCAACAATGGCTACCAGGCTACGAACCCGATCTAACCAAAAAAGACGCCCCCGCGAGAAAGAATACGTTAGGGCAACAAAAGAAACACGGCCGACAAAAAGCCTTTGGTGATAAAAACAAGGCTAAGCCTAATAAGCCACGTCGTCGTTAATATAAAACGTGAGAAAATTTAAAAGTCGAATTAAAAAAATTCGGCTTTTTATGTTCAGGCCTCTCTCAGACATCCTGTCTTTCGAGGCATTAGTTCATCTCGGTAATTGCTCCTGCATTACTCTAATGACTTACTTCCCTGTAAGAACATGCACGTCGAAGAACGGTATGTCACGATCACATGGCCGTTCCTAGTCATCCATGACTCCACGGCATTAGTACATCCATGTACGTCGATGTGAAAGAGTGACGAAAACGTTAAAGGGTAAATAAATAAGCGACCAATTCGTTATATTCTGCAAAAAAATTACTACGATCTAATGATTTACTATCAATTAAATACTTACCGTTAACCACCATGGTTGGCACGCTGGTCAGTAATAAGAGAAATATTCAGTTAACTCAGGTGTTGAAGTTTTCTTTTCCGCCACTACGCGATAGTGTTTCCCTGCTTCGAAGGTGGTAGAAAAACTCGTAAAACTGGTAGCGAATAAAAGCGTTATTGCACATGTACCGATGGTTTTTATTAAGTTAGTCATACCTTTCCTTAACAATCTCATAGGTAGACGCAACATAAACCAGAATGTTCTCAGAAAATGTAAAAAATAGTGTCAATAGCTTGTTATTGCAGGCTTATTGAATATTGTTAGCTTATTTTTAATGACTTTATTGGTGACATAGTGTCTTAATAGAACAAGGACATGCAAAAATAAGTATCAGGCAATGAAATTACCAATTTTTACTATCATCCTTCTACTCTTTACTTGTTTCAATACTTCGGCAAGTGAAGCCGCAACTGCGACAATTTCACTGACGGAACATTGGGTTGGATATGCTGCTATTGCTATCTTCGTTGTTGCTTATATTGTCGTAATTTTTGAAGAACAACTGCACATGCGAAAATCAAAACCTATGCTGTTAGCGGCGGGCGTTATTTGGTTCTTAGTGGCTATTGTTTACCAACAAATGGGAGATAATCATTCCGCTGCCGTCGCAATTAGGCATAACTTTCTTGAATACGCTGAGTTATTTTTCTTTCTACTAGTGGCGATGACCTATATCAACTCCATGCTTGAACGTGAGGTTTTTGATGCCTTGCGAGACAGACTCATTATTAAAGGTTTAAGTTATCGTAAGTTATTTTGGTTAACGGGGATGTTGGCATTTTTTATTTCTCCTGTTGCCGATAATTTAACAACAGCACTGATCATGTGCGCGGTTATCTTAGCGGTTGGAAAAGATCAGCCTAAATTTATTGCTATTGGCTGTGTCAATATTGTTATAGCAGCAAATGCTGGCGGCGCCTTTAGTCCGTTCGGCGACATAACAACCTTGATGGTTTGGCAGAAAGGTCTGGTCGAGTTTGGAGATTTCTTCAAATTATTCCTGCCTTCATTAGTCAACTACTTAGTGCCAGCATTTATTATGCAATTTGCTTTGCCTTTAGGTAGGCCTGCAGCAATATCATCAGCGCCAGTACAAATCAAAAAAGGTGGCCTAGTTATTGTTGGCTTATTTTTGCTGACCATTATTACTGCCGTTAGTTTTCATAATTTTCTAAATATTCCGCCAGTATTTGGCATGATGACCGGACTAGCATATTTAAAATTATATGCTTATTACTTGCGTGAATTTAACAATACTCATATTGATAAATCAGACTTACCGACCAGTCATTCTGTCGAAGATGATTTTGATATTTTTGATAAAATTGCCAAAGCAGAGTGGGATACCTTGTTCTTTTTCTACGGTGTGATTTTAGCGGTAGGCGGTTTAGGGTTTATTGGTTATTTAACGTTAACATCGAATTTTATTTACGGTGAGTTAGGGGCAACTACCGCAAATATTCTCGTGGGGCTATTGTCAGCCATTGTTGATAATATTCCAGTAATGTTTGCTGTATTGTCAATGCAACCGGATATGAGCCAATGGCAGTGGTTACTGGTGACATTAACGGCTGGGGTAGGTGGTAGCTTGCTGTCTATCGGCTCAGCAGCTGGTGTGGCGTTAATGGGGCAAGCACGGGGGCAATATACTTTCTTTAGCCATCTTAAGTGGACACCGGTTATCGCTTTAGGCTACGTCGCCAGCATTGGCATGCACTTTTGGCTTAACGGCTAGTTTATGCTTGATAACTCAATACTAAACAGTGATATTAAAGCTGCTTAGTATTGAAATAAATAGGCCTATGTTAAGCACCAAATTTGTGCTGACTGATGAGCCCTTTTACGCGTGCTATCGTTGTTGTCGGTATCATCGATACTTTGTCTTATATCCTCATTAACCGTGGCCCATAAATAATAACTATGTTCAGTGATGCCACAAACAATATTGGAACAATTGAGTTGATTTATCTTATTATGTAACTGCAGGGGTCTCGCGGGACCATTGTGGCCTAACCTATCTATATTTCCTTTGGTGTAGTCAGAAATACACATTGCCAAATCGCCATTGTTATAATAAACCGTGACTTGTCTTGCTAATCGATGCAAGTTTTCCATTGGCTGGTCAAGCTCAAAAATATTATCATCAACATCAGGAGCACACATAAATATGTGATGAAATAATTGAGGTAAGTTTTTCTGATTATTCACCTCATGTAATGAATTTACAGCATGTTGTAAAACATAATTACCCATTGAATGACACAGTAAATGTAGTTGTTGACCACATTCCTTTTTTTCGGGGTCTTTATCTTTAGGTCTAAGAGTCATGAGAAAGTCACGCAACTTAAGAAATCCACGAGCCACCGCTATGCCAGAATCTTCAGCATCGCTGCGGTCAGATAAATAAGCTTTGTTTTTCATCATCTTACCATTTGATGGCCAGGTAAAAAGAAACACGCTGGTATCTTTTAAGTCTTCAATATCTTGTGAATGGCGGTTTAACATTAATTCTAACGCCATAGCAGAGGCTAACGCTTCAAACCAATCAACATTAAAACCATGAATGAAAACGACCATATCTCGCTTTAATTCCATTTGTTTTTTAAGCGCAATAAATGCCTTGGTAGAAGCAAGTACAGCATTTGTATCTAGTGAGGAGTCTTCTGGTTCTTTAAAAGCGCAGGTAGTATGTTTTTTTCTTAATTTATCTTCAATATAGCTAGATAAAGCCTCGCCATCGCCACTGCGCTTATGAACTTTATTACTCAGGAAGTGTTTTATCTTATTGAGGCTAACATCGACCGAAACTCGGCCAAAGCGT includes:
- a CDS encoding DEAD/DEAH box helicase; this encodes MSFTELGLSAPIQKAIAEKGYDTPSPIQAQAIPAVLAGKDVMAAAQTGTGKTAGFTLPILELLSRGDKVRPNQARTLIITPTRELAAQIAENVEMYGKHLPLKSTVVFGGVKINPQMQRLREGVDILVATPGRLLDLYNQNAVRFNQLEILVLDEADRMLDMGFLRDIKKILSLLPKTRQTLLFSATFSPDIRELAKRMVNDPVEISISPKTTTAERVEQSIYSVDKNRKAALLTHLILENDWKQVIVFMKTKHGANKLTKQLDAAGIQAAAIHGNKSQGARTKALAQFKEGKISVLVATDIAARGIDIDQLPQVVNFELPNVPEDYVHRIGRTGRAGSSGHAVSLVCADEIDLLNDVEHVIQTHIPREIVAGFEPVHALPESRNLRALKPKKPKKFKSEGSEHKDGQRSGDNARGNKPTGKNRRHIGNSSASNPYGNSDGNGGGRRRINPTK
- a CDS encoding YaiI/YqxD family protein; protein product: MKIWVDADSCPVVIKEILFRAAERTQTPTTLLANHYLKVPPSKVINFVQVTAGFDVADDEIVKRAEANDLVITADIPLAAEVVEKGCLALNPRGELYTEANIRQRLNMRDFMDTLRSSGIETGGAPPISQGDRQAFANNLDKLLAQK
- a CDS encoding acyl-CoA thioesterase, whose amino-acid sequence is MNQPQRDITLRFLAEPQDVNFGGKVHGGAVMKWIDLAAYACAAGWSGRYCVTAYAGGIRFIAPIHVGSLVEVEAKVIYTGNSSMHIALEVNACDPKSLNRRLTTHCIVIMVAVDQNGQSERIPEWIPKTDADIKQHESAKKLMEMRKQIGEEMQIFVE
- a CDS encoding DUF2750 domain-containing protein, which gives rise to MDDAQRAAYFLNEAVSQSELWILTDEHGCVMLNTEDEDCVPVWPNKEFAQAWATDGWEACQPEAISLNKWFSRWTHGLTDDELAIVVFPSQDEQGLIFYPDELEHELKQKQHSINKR
- a CDS encoding DEAD/DEAH box helicase: MSFSSLALDKSLTDAVKALGYDQPTPIQLQAIPAILANKDIMAGAQTGTGKTAAFALPILQRLGENIPAARPIRALVLTPTRELAQQVYKSFVSYAENTELNIAVAYGGVSIKPQIEAIEKGADILIATPGRLLDHIVTGSVLLIHLETIVFDEADRMLDMGFKDEIDRILNRLPPKRQTLLFSATFDDAIFKLSKTLLNDPELIEVSERNTAATKVEQIVYTVDSDRKRELTSFLIGSKNWQQVLIFTRTKIGADELAKEMSKDGIKTQSIHGDKSQGARDKALAEFKAGKTRALVATDVAARGIDISDLRYVINYELPYIAEDYIHRIGRTGRAGNEGLAISLMSPSETWLLEAVEKVLDTRLMQQWLPGYEPDLTKKDAPARKNTLGQQKKHGRQKAFGDKNKAKPNKPRRR
- the nhaD gene encoding sodium:proton antiporter NhaD; the protein is MKLPIFTIILLLFTCFNTSASEAATATISLTEHWVGYAAIAIFVVAYIVVIFEEQLHMRKSKPMLLAAGVIWFLVAIVYQQMGDNHSAAVAIRHNFLEYAELFFFLLVAMTYINSMLEREVFDALRDRLIIKGLSYRKLFWLTGMLAFFISPVADNLTTALIMCAVILAVGKDQPKFIAIGCVNIVIAANAGGAFSPFGDITTLMVWQKGLVEFGDFFKLFLPSLVNYLVPAFIMQFALPLGRPAAISSAPVQIKKGGLVIVGLFLLTIITAVSFHNFLNIPPVFGMMTGLAYLKLYAYYLREFNNTHIDKSDLPTSHSVEDDFDIFDKIAKAEWDTLFFFYGVILAVGGLGFIGYLTLTSNFIYGELGATTANILVGLLSAIVDNIPVMFAVLSMQPDMSQWQWLLVTLTAGVGGSLLSIGSAAGVALMGQARGQYTFFSHLKWTPVIALGYVASIGMHFWLNG
- a CDS encoding alpha/beta hydrolase, translated to MLTLTLYYATNRNHIGDRWSPDSYGQDFSSDRSNNLRFGRVSVDVSLNKIKHFLSNKVHKRSGDGEALSSYIEDKLRKKHTTCAFKEPEDSSLDTNAVLASTKAFIALKKQMELKRDMVVFIHGFNVDWFEALASAMALELMLNRHSQDIEDLKDTSVFLFTWPSNGKMMKNKAYLSDRSDAEDSGIAVARGFLKLRDFLMTLRPKDKDPEKKECGQQLHLLCHSMGNYVLQHAVNSLHEVNNQKNLPQLFHHIFMCAPDVDDNIFELDQPMENLHRLARQVTVYYNNGDLAMCISDYTKGNIDRLGHNGPARPLQLHNKINQLNCSNIVCGITEHSYYLWATVNEDIRQSIDDTDNNDSTRKRAHQSAQIWCLT